One genomic window of Undibacterium cyanobacteriorum includes the following:
- a CDS encoding MucB/RseB C-terminal domain-containing protein, with translation MNMRHLSQFFCLLLSLALAHFSVPVSAQGISEEAEISKILQATQTAAKRLNYSGTFVYQQGNQIRTSRITHAFDAEGEAEKLEILDGKPREYIRRNGEVSCYLPDAKLIQIEKNLTQEEFPALLSENASLLPQSYFIKKAQISRVAGAECQVLSLQPKDGLRYGFRLCVEKNSNLLLGIQTLNARQEVIEQIAFTQINIGEIDKTRIKPSYAGTNSWKTEYLTVKANVNSGWSVKTLPAGYKKTLETRRFIPMSGSAADADNGVSRLNEVVQMMFSDGLSTFSVFIEPNSGDRTEGSLQQGAMTITGKRHGDYWITVVGEVPAAAIKQVVSSIQSKK, from the coding sequence ATGAATATGCGTCATTTGTCGCAGTTTTTTTGTCTCCTACTTAGTCTCGCGCTGGCACATTTCAGTGTGCCTGTATCTGCGCAAGGCATTTCAGAAGAGGCAGAGATTTCGAAGATCCTTCAAGCCACACAAACCGCAGCTAAACGACTCAATTATTCGGGAACATTTGTGTATCAACAAGGTAATCAGATTCGCACATCTCGAATTACCCATGCGTTTGATGCCGAAGGCGAGGCCGAAAAATTGGAGATCTTGGATGGAAAACCTCGTGAATATATTCGTCGTAACGGCGAAGTTAGTTGTTACTTACCCGACGCCAAATTGATTCAGATTGAGAAGAATCTGACGCAGGAAGAATTCCCTGCATTGTTGAGTGAAAATGCCTCTCTTTTACCTCAATCATACTTTATTAAGAAAGCACAAATAAGTCGTGTAGCTGGCGCGGAATGTCAAGTTTTAAGCCTGCAGCCGAAGGATGGCTTGCGTTATGGCTTTAGACTGTGTGTTGAGAAAAATTCCAATTTATTGCTCGGCATTCAGACTTTGAATGCGCGTCAAGAAGTGATTGAGCAAATCGCTTTTACCCAAATCAACATTGGAGAGATTGATAAGACACGTATCAAGCCGAGTTACGCCGGTACGAATTCTTGGAAAACTGAATATTTGACAGTAAAAGCTAACGTTAATTCAGGCTGGTCAGTGAAAACTTTGCCAGCGGGTTATAAAAAGACACTTGAAACTCGTCGATTCATACCTATGTCAGGCTCTGCGGCTGATGCAGATAACGGAGTGTCAAGATTGAATGAGGTCGTTCAGATGATGTTCTCCGATGGCTTGTCGACCTTTTCAGTCTTTATTGAACCGAACAGCGGAGATCGGACAGAGGGAAGTTTGCAGCAAGGAGCTATGACGATTACAGGTAAGCGTCATGGAGATTATTGGATTACCGTGGTTGGTGAGGTCCCAGCAGCCGCAATTAAGCAAGTCGTGAGTTCTATTCAATCGAAAAAATAG
- a CDS encoding DegQ family serine endoprotease gives MKHVRSFPIQKHLSILISSLLISASVFAGISYFGSSYDAKAQVPSSLQSESANQAPVLVTGLPDFTQLVDKTSPAVVNIRTTQKISQMQSDPFAEDDQAQEFLRRFFGIPAPTQPNPRNRRQAPKQLEQEVPRGVGSGFIVSQDGYVLTNTHVVDGASEVYVKLNDKREFKAKVIGSDRRTDVAVLKIDGSKLPTIRIGDSDKIRAGEWVIAIGSPFDLDNTVTAGIISSKARDTGDFLPLIQTDVAVNPGNSGGPLINMRGEVIGINSQIYSRSGGYMGISFAIPIDEAMRVVDQLKTTGTVSRGRLGVEVGDLSKEVAESLGLPKPQGALIARVEAGGPADKAGLQDGDVILKFNGAAVEKRSDLPRIVGGTKPGTKATITIWRKGAQKEMTVVVGQAEPDNAAAKADKKSKKDSTSNVIGVTVSDLTEAQKRAVPNASGVVIESVEGAAALSGLRPGDVILMMNNVDVKDAKQFELLASKLDSKKPVVLLVRSGQSSQFVVIRPVQ, from the coding sequence ATGAAACATGTTCGATCTTTTCCAATTCAAAAACATCTTTCTATCTTAATTTCTTCTCTCTTAATTAGTGCCTCAGTCTTTGCGGGGATCAGCTATTTCGGATCCTCCTACGATGCCAAAGCACAAGTTCCGTCGAGCTTGCAGAGCGAATCGGCGAACCAGGCACCTGTTCTTGTAACGGGACTTCCAGACTTTACTCAGTTGGTCGACAAAACTAGTCCTGCTGTGGTGAATATCCGAACGACCCAAAAAATTTCGCAAATGCAGTCCGATCCGTTTGCTGAAGACGATCAGGCACAAGAGTTTTTGCGACGTTTTTTTGGCATACCAGCACCAACTCAACCTAATCCACGCAATCGGCGCCAAGCTCCGAAACAATTGGAGCAAGAAGTACCACGTGGCGTCGGCTCAGGTTTTATCGTCTCGCAAGACGGTTACGTGTTAACCAATACACATGTGGTTGATGGTGCGTCTGAGGTGTACGTCAAGCTCAATGACAAGCGTGAATTCAAAGCCAAAGTGATTGGTAGTGATCGCCGTACTGACGTTGCTGTATTGAAGATTGATGGGTCGAAGTTGCCAACGATTCGTATCGGCGACTCGGACAAGATTCGCGCAGGTGAATGGGTGATTGCGATTGGGTCACCGTTTGACCTCGATAATACAGTGACTGCGGGGATCATTTCTTCCAAAGCGCGCGACACCGGAGACTTCTTACCTTTGATCCAGACCGATGTGGCGGTGAATCCAGGTAATTCAGGTGGACCATTGATCAATATGCGTGGTGAGGTCATTGGTATCAACTCGCAAATTTATAGTCGTTCTGGTGGCTACATGGGTATCTCGTTTGCAATACCAATCGATGAAGCCATGCGTGTGGTTGATCAGCTCAAAACTACCGGTACCGTCTCACGTGGCCGTCTTGGAGTGGAAGTGGGCGATCTCAGTAAGGAAGTGGCTGAGTCTTTAGGATTGCCGAAACCACAGGGCGCTTTGATTGCGCGAGTTGAGGCCGGTGGTCCAGCCGACAAAGCTGGTCTACAGGACGGAGACGTCATCTTGAAATTCAACGGGGCAGCGGTTGAGAAACGCTCTGATTTACCCCGCATTGTGGGTGGTACTAAGCCTGGTACTAAGGCGACCATAACCATCTGGCGAAAGGGAGCTCAAAAAGAAATGACAGTCGTCGTTGGACAAGCGGAGCCGGATAATGCGGCTGCTAAGGCTGATAAGAAATCCAAGAAGGATTCGACTTCAAACGTCATTGGGGTGACCGTTTCTGATCTCACAGAGGCGCAAAAACGTGCTGTTCCAAATGCCTCCGGTGTCGTCATTGAAAGTGTCGAGGGCGCTGCTGCTTTGAGTGGTTTGCGACCAGGTGATGTGATCTTGATGATGAATAATGTCGATGTGAAGGATGCAAAACAGTTCGAATTGTTGGCCTCTAAGCTCGATTCTAAGAAACCTGTTGTGCTGTTAGTTCGATCTGGTCAATCATCGCAGTTCGTTGTGATTAGACCGGTGCAGTAA
- a CDS encoding glutaredoxin family protein has product MLEQLRAELSGAEHNIEMIDIDLDGNEELLEQYDELVPVLCAIDAHGQAHQLCHYFLDCDKLTAYRLSQS; this is encoded by the coding sequence ATGTTGGAGCAGCTTCGTGCGGAGTTGAGTGGCGCAGAACATAATATCGAAATGATCGATATCGATCTCGATGGGAATGAAGAATTACTCGAACAATATGATGAGCTTGTGCCGGTGCTTTGTGCTATCGATGCGCATGGACAAGCTCATCAGTTATGTCACTATTTTCTCGATTGTGACAAGCTTACTGCCTATCGATTGTCCCAATCATGA
- the rnhB gene encoding ribonuclease HII — protein MTSKKINSPAPQSLSLFDYDDELICGVDEAGRGPLAGPVTAAAVILDPNNPIDGLRDSKKLSEAQRDALAIEIKEKALAWSIAECSEQEIDELNILQATMLAMRRAVEGLKIQPSLALIDGNRCPVMPVRSEAIVKGDDKVPAISAASILAKTARDHLLARLHEQYPQYALDQHKGYPTALHLERLRAFGVSPIHRKSYAPVKALLKDKV, from the coding sequence ATGACCAGCAAAAAAATAAACAGCCCAGCGCCACAAAGTTTGTCTCTTTTTGACTATGACGATGAGTTGATTTGCGGTGTTGATGAAGCCGGGCGAGGACCTCTAGCTGGTCCAGTTACGGCAGCAGCTGTGATTTTGGACCCCAATAATCCGATTGATGGATTGCGCGATTCGAAGAAGCTCAGCGAGGCACAGCGTGATGCCTTAGCCATCGAGATCAAAGAAAAAGCCTTAGCTTGGTCGATTGCCGAGTGCTCGGAGCAAGAGATAGATGAGCTCAATATTTTGCAAGCGACGATGCTGGCGATGCGTCGTGCAGTCGAAGGACTCAAAATACAACCAAGTCTCGCTTTGATTGACGGCAATCGTTGTCCAGTGATGCCTGTTCGATCGGAGGCTATTGTTAAGGGTGACGACAAAGTTCCGGCGATTTCGGCCGCGTCGATCTTAGCGAAAACTGCACGAGACCATCTCCTAGCGCGGCTGCATGAACAGTATCCTCAGTACGCATTGGACCAACACAAAGGCTACCCGACCGCTTTGCACTTAGAGCGATTGCGAGCATTCGGTGTCTCGCCGATCCACAGAAAATCATATGCACCAGTGAAGGCGCTCCTGAAAGACAAGGTATGA
- a CDS encoding TrmH family RNA methyltransferase: MKQISSRENALYKELKQLASSASARRKSGLSLLDGTHLCTAYLQHRGVPQQCVLAESSLHNQEVHTIVSRLEEQHANVIVLTDALYNAISQVENGVGLCFVVPIPCLQAPDVLNADAVLLDGLQDPGNLGSILRSAAAAGIKQVFCSEGSAAAWSPKVLRAGMGAHFVIDIFEGVDLKSLIASAKVRVLATSSHTETTIYHADLKHPIAWLFGHEGQGVSPELMELATTTVTIPQQPQIESLNVAASAAICFFEQVRQKLL; the protein is encoded by the coding sequence ATGAAACAAATTAGCTCGCGTGAAAACGCGCTCTACAAAGAACTTAAACAATTGGCCAGCAGCGCCAGTGCGCGCAGAAAGAGTGGCTTGTCTTTGTTGGATGGCACACATTTGTGCACCGCTTACTTACAGCACCGTGGTGTGCCGCAACAATGTGTGCTCGCAGAATCGAGTTTGCACAATCAAGAAGTTCATACTATCGTTAGCAGGCTTGAGGAGCAGCACGCGAATGTCATTGTTTTGACTGATGCCTTATACAACGCGATTAGCCAAGTTGAAAACGGCGTTGGTCTTTGTTTCGTCGTGCCGATACCTTGCTTGCAAGCTCCCGACGTGCTTAATGCTGATGCGGTGTTGCTGGATGGCCTTCAAGACCCTGGCAATCTTGGTTCCATACTGCGCAGTGCCGCAGCGGCGGGGATCAAGCAAGTTTTTTGCAGTGAAGGCAGTGCAGCCGCATGGTCGCCTAAAGTGTTGCGTGCTGGTATGGGAGCACATTTCGTGATCGATATTTTTGAAGGTGTAGATCTCAAAAGCTTGATTGCGAGCGCGAAGGTTCGAGTGCTTGCTACGAGCTCCCACACAGAGACGACGATCTATCACGCGGATCTAAAGCATCCGATCGCTTGGCTTTTCGGCCACGAAGGACAGGGCGTGTCTCCTGAATTGATGGAATTGGCAACAACCACTGTCACCATTCCCCAGCAACCCCAGATCGAATCTCTCAACGTGGCGGCAAGTGCCGCGATTTGTTTTTTCGAACAGGTTCGGCAAAAACTTCTTTGA
- a CDS encoding DUF4214 domain-containing protein yields the protein MASSTIPYQPKTVIAYPYTGDYRIDVMLYDLSKRWSKPGEAVTLTYSFTFLGFDKPAPGDPNGYSQFTEQQRIATREILKTISSQVGITFVEKDEAKGETGVIRFGNSYQKDSLGETQVQIPVFASVYLNGYDVGGLTDFVPGEQNYATLIHEIGHALGLKHPGDYNGFSGSSNQKGNYLASSEDTTLVSIMSYISGPQKQERDYFGKFDVLALRYLYGKVEYKLGDDTYVYSDSDGAVLKLIVDDGGVDTINVSNVTTGAKLDLTPGANSSFGMLPTKVLAKDNLSVAFDAKIENVIGTAFNDSVVLNNEPNQIDGGAGVDTVKLAGSRLQVQMSKSVDANGKTVLSIADQVLKTNVDKLTGVETIQFNDMIVDTTAAEIARTLPAATVQKIVELYIAYFNRVPDGGGMAYWMTQYKNGATIEKIGESFYFIAVSSMFSALTGYSSSMTNETFVRTIYKNVLGRNEVDQEGLNYWTNALSLPAGTKGAETRGTLIDTILNAAHSFKGKADYGFVADLLDNKFTVGKFFALDQGLSYLTPEETYTKAVLISEAVTPTDTQAALKLIGISDMDFAL from the coding sequence ATGGCTAGTTCGACGATTCCTTATCAACCGAAAACGGTTATCGCTTATCCTTACACAGGAGATTATCGCATCGACGTGATGCTGTACGACTTGAGCAAACGTTGGAGCAAGCCCGGTGAGGCTGTAACCCTGACGTACAGTTTCACTTTCTTAGGGTTTGATAAACCTGCGCCAGGTGATCCGAATGGATATTCGCAATTCACAGAGCAGCAAAGAATCGCGACGCGCGAAATATTGAAGACAATTTCATCCCAGGTTGGTATTACATTTGTCGAAAAGGATGAAGCAAAAGGTGAAACCGGCGTTATTCGTTTTGGAAATAGCTACCAAAAAGATAGCTTGGGTGAAACTCAGGTCCAAATTCCAGTTTTCGCGTCTGTCTATTTGAACGGTTACGATGTTGGAGGCCTTACCGACTTCGTTCCTGGAGAACAAAACTACGCGACGCTTATTCATGAAATTGGACATGCACTTGGGCTCAAACATCCAGGCGACTACAATGGATTCTCCGGATCGTCCAACCAGAAAGGGAATTATCTTGCGAGCAGTGAAGATACAACTCTGGTTTCGATTATGTCTTATATCTCTGGTCCTCAAAAACAAGAGCGCGACTACTTTGGAAAATTTGACGTTCTAGCACTGCGGTATTTGTACGGTAAAGTTGAGTACAAGCTCGGTGATGACACCTACGTGTATTCTGATAGTGACGGCGCAGTTTTGAAGCTGATCGTTGACGATGGTGGTGTTGATACCATTAACGTTTCGAATGTCACAACTGGTGCAAAACTCGATTTGACGCCAGGTGCTAACTCTTCTTTTGGTATGCTGCCAACAAAGGTTTTGGCGAAAGATAATTTGTCAGTCGCGTTTGATGCAAAGATAGAGAATGTAATTGGTACAGCATTTAATGACAGTGTCGTTCTCAACAACGAGCCCAATCAGATTGATGGTGGAGCCGGTGTCGATACGGTCAAACTCGCAGGGTCACGCCTTCAAGTGCAAATGAGTAAATCTGTCGACGCGAATGGTAAGACCGTTCTTTCGATTGCCGATCAAGTCTTGAAAACGAACGTCGACAAATTGACTGGTGTTGAGACGATTCAATTCAACGACATGATTGTTGATACGACCGCAGCAGAAATCGCTCGTACCTTACCAGCCGCGACAGTACAGAAAATCGTAGAACTCTATATCGCTTACTTTAATCGCGTTCCCGATGGCGGCGGCATGGCATATTGGATGACGCAATATAAAAACGGTGCAACGATTGAGAAGATTGGTGAATCGTTTTACTTTATCGCAGTCAGTTCTATGTTCAGTGCATTGACGGGTTATTCTTCATCAATGACGAATGAGACTTTCGTGCGAACTATCTACAAAAACGTTCTTGGTCGCAATGAAGTAGATCAGGAAGGTTTAAATTATTGGACTAATGCTTTGAGTCTGCCAGCAGGTACTAAGGGCGCCGAAACACGTGGAACTTTGATCGACACAATACTTAACGCGGCGCATAGTTTCAAAGGCAAAGCGGATTATGGATTTGTGGCTGATCTACTCGATAATAAGTTCACTGTTGGAAAATTCTTCGCATTAGATCAAGGCCTCAGCTATTTGACGCCAGAAGAAACATACACGAAAGCGGTATTGATTTCTGAGGCGGTCACCCCGACAGATACTCAAGCTGCATTGAAATTGATCGGTATAAGCGATATGGATTTCGCACTGTAG
- the ppsR gene encoding posphoenolpyruvate synthetase regulatory kinase/phosphorylase PpsR encodes MPDQNAHHLPNANRTVFFVSDGTGITAEAFGHAVITQFDLKFKQVRLPFIDTIEKAEDAVRRINEAFDLTGNRPIVFSTLVKPELAHVIFRSKGLHMDLIQTFVAPLEEELGVKSTHTVGRSHNIADTEEYKNRIEAINFSLAHDDGQSNKNLEAADVILVGVSRSGKTPTTLYLAMQYGIKAANYPLIPDDFERGKLPSALPQFKGKIFGLSIAPERLSEIRNERRPGSKYASLENCRYEVNEAEAMMKREGIRWLSSTAKSIEEIATTILQEVKPDSRL; translated from the coding sequence ATGCCAGATCAAAACGCTCACCACTTACCGAATGCCAATCGTACTGTTTTCTTTGTTTCTGATGGCACGGGGATTACCGCAGAAGCTTTCGGCCATGCCGTGATCACCCAATTTGATCTGAAATTTAAACAAGTGCGCCTGCCATTTATCGACACCATCGAAAAAGCCGAAGATGCAGTACGACGCATCAATGAAGCCTTCGATTTAACTGGCAATCGCCCTATCGTATTTTCTACCTTGGTCAAGCCGGAACTGGCGCATGTCATTTTCCGTTCCAAAGGTTTGCACATGGATTTGATTCAAACCTTTGTCGCACCTCTAGAAGAAGAACTGGGGGTCAAGTCTACCCACACAGTTGGCCGTAGCCATAATATTGCCGATACTGAAGAATACAAAAACCGCATCGAAGCAATCAACTTCTCGCTCGCTCATGATGACGGCCAGTCAAACAAAAATCTTGAAGCAGCAGACGTGATCTTGGTCGGCGTTTCTCGTTCGGGTAAAACACCAACCACGCTCTACTTAGCGATGCAGTATGGTATCAAGGCAGCTAACTATCCACTGATCCCAGATGATTTTGAACGCGGCAAACTACCTTCAGCCTTACCTCAGTTCAAAGGAAAGATTTTCGGCTTGAGTATTGCACCCGAGCGGCTCTCCGAGATCCGCAATGAACGCCGTCCCGGCAGTAAATATGCATCCCTTGAAAACTGTCGTTACGAGGTGAACGAAGCGGAGGCCATGATGAAGCGCGAAGGCATACGTTGGCTTTCATCGACTGCAAAGTCTATCGAGGAGATTGCCACCACGATTTTGCAAGAAGTAAAACCTGATTCGCGCTTATGA
- the ppsA gene encoding phosphoenolpyruvate synthase: MSNAANTEATYVASFEHLRMTDVESVGGKNASLGEMISQLASAGVRVPGGFATTAQAFRDFLAYSADGGVSIAQKIANRLENLDIEDVKELAKAGAEIRQWIIDTPFQPRLQKEIEEFYARLVADSSAEMSFAVRSSATAEDLPDASFAGQQETFLNVVGIDNVLEAIKHVFASLYNDRAISYRVHKGFTHAEVALSAGVQRMVRSDVGAAGVMFTIDTESGFKDVVFITSSYGLGETVVQGAVNPDEFYVHKPMLEQGKLPVIRRNIGSKLIKMEFTGEAKAGRSVKTVDVPIELRNRYSLTDEEVVELAKYAVIIEKHYARPMDIEWGKDGRDGKLYILQARPETVKSQQKATDAQQRFKLKGTGTVLVSGRAIGQKIGAGRVRVIHDPSEMERVQPGDVLVADMTDPNWEPVMKRASAIVTNRGGRTCHAAIIARELGVPAVVGCGDATEVLKDGTLVTVSCAEGDEGKIYDGLLETEVTEEVRGDLPKLPVKIMLNVGNPQLAFDFQSVPNEGVGLARLEFIINNNIGVHPKAILEYPNIDPDLKKAVESVARGHASPKAFYVDKLAEGVATIAAAFWPKKVIVRLSDFKSNEYKKLIGGTRYEPDEENPMLGFRGAARYLAKDFAESFEMECQAMKRVRNDMGLTNVEIMVPFVRTLGQAQKVVSLLAQNGLKRGENGLRLIMMCEVPSNAILADEFLEHFDGFSIGSNDLTQLSLGLDRDSGMELLAADFDERDPAVKALLSRAISACRKAGKYVGICGQGPSDHPDFAQWLMQEGIESISLNPDSVVDTWKKLAN; encoded by the coding sequence ATGTCTAACGCAGCAAATACCGAGGCAACTTATGTCGCCTCGTTTGAGCATTTACGGATGACGGATGTTGAATCCGTTGGAGGTAAAAACGCTTCTCTCGGCGAAATGATCAGCCAATTAGCATCGGCTGGTGTTCGTGTCCCAGGTGGATTCGCCACCACCGCACAAGCTTTCCGTGATTTCTTGGCGTATAGCGCCGACGGTGGCGTATCGATCGCGCAGAAGATTGCGAATCGTTTAGAAAATTTGGATATCGAAGACGTAAAAGAATTGGCGAAGGCGGGTGCTGAGATTCGTCAATGGATTATCGATACGCCATTCCAGCCACGTTTGCAAAAAGAAATCGAAGAATTCTATGCGCGCTTAGTGGCAGATTCCAGCGCAGAAATGTCCTTCGCAGTGCGTTCTTCTGCAACGGCAGAAGATTTGCCAGATGCTTCATTCGCCGGCCAGCAAGAAACCTTCTTGAATGTGGTTGGGATCGATAACGTGTTGGAAGCAATCAAACATGTGTTTGCATCTTTGTACAACGATCGCGCAATCTCTTATCGCGTCCACAAAGGCTTTACCCACGCAGAAGTGGCTTTGTCTGCGGGCGTGCAACGCATGGTGCGTTCCGACGTTGGCGCCGCTGGCGTGATGTTCACCATTGATACTGAATCAGGCTTCAAAGACGTAGTCTTCATCACGTCCAGCTATGGTCTCGGTGAGACTGTGGTGCAAGGTGCGGTGAACCCAGACGAATTCTATGTGCACAAACCTATGCTCGAGCAAGGCAAGCTGCCTGTGATCCGCCGTAACATCGGTTCTAAATTGATCAAGATGGAATTTACTGGTGAGGCGAAAGCTGGTCGCTCAGTAAAAACTGTCGACGTGCCTATCGAATTACGCAATCGTTATTCTTTGACTGATGAAGAAGTCGTTGAATTGGCGAAGTACGCTGTGATCATCGAAAAGCATTATGCGCGTCCAATGGACATCGAATGGGGTAAAGATGGGCGCGACGGCAAACTCTACATTTTGCAAGCGCGTCCAGAAACAGTGAAGTCGCAACAAAAGGCGACCGATGCGCAGCAACGATTCAAGCTCAAAGGTACGGGCACTGTGTTGGTATCTGGCCGTGCGATTGGTCAAAAAATTGGTGCGGGTCGCGTTCGTGTGATTCATGATCCATCGGAGATGGAACGTGTACAACCAGGCGATGTGTTAGTTGCGGATATGACCGATCCTAACTGGGAACCTGTCATGAAGCGTGCTTCTGCGATTGTGACCAATCGTGGTGGCCGTACATGCCATGCGGCGATTATCGCGCGTGAGTTGGGTGTGCCGGCCGTGGTTGGTTGCGGTGATGCGACTGAAGTCTTGAAAGATGGAACTTTGGTGACGGTGTCCTGCGCAGAAGGCGACGAAGGGAAAATCTATGACGGTTTGCTCGAAACCGAAGTGACTGAAGAAGTCCGTGGTGATTTGCCGAAATTGCCAGTGAAGATTATGCTCAACGTTGGCAATCCACAGTTGGCGTTTGACTTCCAATCTGTGCCTAACGAGGGTGTCGGTTTGGCGCGCTTGGAATTCATCATTAACAACAATATTGGTGTGCATCCAAAAGCGATTTTGGAATACCCGAATATCGATCCTGATTTGAAGAAGGCAGTTGAATCGGTTGCTCGTGGTCATGCATCGCCGAAGGCTTTCTACGTCGATAAATTGGCTGAAGGTGTGGCGACGATTGCAGCAGCTTTCTGGCCTAAGAAAGTCATCGTGCGCTTGTCCGATTTTAAATCGAACGAGTATAAAAAACTGATTGGCGGTACACGCTACGAACCAGACGAAGAAAACCCAATGTTGGGTTTCCGCGGTGCTGCGCGTTATTTGGCAAAAGATTTTGCTGAGTCGTTTGAGATGGAATGCCAAGCCATGAAGCGCGTACGCAATGATATGGGCTTAACTAATGTGGAAATCATGGTGCCTTTCGTGCGTACCTTGGGTCAGGCGCAAAAAGTCGTCTCTTTGTTGGCGCAAAATGGTCTCAAGCGCGGCGAAAATGGTTTGCGTTTGATTATGATGTGCGAAGTACCATCGAATGCGATTTTGGCAGATGAATTCCTAGAGCATTTTGATGGCTTCTCGATTGGTTCTAACGACTTAACGCAATTGAGTTTAGGTCTCGATCGCGATTCTGGTATGGAGCTGTTGGCTGCAGATTTTGATGAACGTGACCCAGCAGTGAAAGCCTTGCTATCACGCGCCATCTCAGCATGTCGCAAAGCAGGGAAGTACGTTGGCATTTGTGGCCAAGGTCCGTCGGATCATCCAGACTTCGCGCAGTGGTTAATGCAAGAGGGCATCGAATCGATTTCCCTGAATCCTGATTCAGTCGTTGATACTTGGAAAAAATTGGCCAACTAA
- a CDS encoding NfeD family protein, translating to MEAWMWWLIAAGAVVILELMTGTFYLLMVSIGLLAGAAMASLFDSVALQLVVAAVVGAVATTCLHFSRFGLQHKPEVSSNPNVNIDIGQQLDINEWTDAGNGRFVARSKYRGALWDIELQHGHANNGRFEIVQVVGSRLVVRPVL from the coding sequence ATGGAAGCATGGATGTGGTGGTTGATCGCAGCGGGTGCCGTTGTGATTTTGGAGTTGATGACGGGGACTTTCTATTTGTTGATGGTCTCAATCGGTTTGCTAGCCGGTGCGGCAATGGCGAGTTTGTTTGATTCGGTCGCGTTGCAATTGGTGGTGGCTGCAGTGGTTGGTGCGGTGGCGACGACCTGTTTGCACTTCAGTCGTTTTGGATTACAGCACAAGCCCGAGGTCAGCAGCAATCCTAACGTCAATATCGATATTGGACAGCAGTTGGATATCAACGAATGGACCGATGCAGGAAATGGGCGCTTTGTGGCGCGTAGCAAATATCGTGGCGCGCTGTGGGACATTGAATTGCAGCATGGGCATGCCAACAATGGGCGCTTTGAGATCGTGCAGGTTGTTGGAAGTCGATTGGTAGTTCGTCCTGTGCTTTAA
- a CDS encoding SPFH domain-containing protein: MENSTFVVFVLFMVALVFIMKTVKVVPQQDAWVVERLGKYHATLAPGLNIVVPFVDRIAYKHVLKEIPLDVPPQVCITKDNTQLQVDGILYFQITDAMRASYGSSNYIAAITQLAQTTLRSVIGKMELDKTFEEREHINTTIVNAIDESAANWGVKVLRYEIKDLTPPKEILHAMQAQITAEREKRALIAASEGRKQEQINIASGEREAAIAKSEGEKQAAINRAQGQAAAILAIAEASSEAIRKTASAIREPGGEDAVNLKVAEQYVAAFGNLAKTNNSIIVPANMSDMSGLIASAMQVVKSTK, from the coding sequence ATGGAAAATTCAACATTTGTCGTATTTGTTTTGTTTATGGTGGCCTTGGTGTTCATCATGAAAACAGTGAAGGTCGTACCACAACAAGATGCTTGGGTGGTGGAGCGATTGGGTAAATACCACGCAACGCTAGCGCCAGGGCTCAATATCGTGGTTCCGTTTGTGGATCGCATTGCATATAAACACGTATTGAAAGAAATCCCATTGGACGTGCCACCGCAAGTGTGTATCACGAAGGATAATACGCAGCTGCAAGTGGACGGTATTTTGTACTTTCAAATTACAGACGCAATGCGAGCCTCGTATGGCTCGTCAAACTACATCGCGGCGATTACGCAGTTAGCGCAGACAACTTTGCGTTCAGTGATTGGTAAGATGGAGCTCGACAAAACTTTCGAAGAGCGCGAACACATTAACACCACGATTGTGAACGCGATCGATGAATCTGCAGCGAATTGGGGCGTGAAAGTTTTGCGTTATGAGATCAAAGACTTGACACCACCAAAAGAAATCCTACATGCGATGCAAGCGCAAATTACGGCTGAACGCGAGAAACGCGCCTTGATCGCTGCATCGGAAGGTCGCAAGCAAGAGCAAATCAATATCGCTTCGGGCGAACGTGAGGCAGCTATTGCGAAATCTGAAGGTGAAAAACAAGCTGCAATCAATCGTGCACAAGGTCAAGCAGCGGCAATCTTGGCGATTGCAGAGGCAAGTTCAGAAGCGATTCGTAAAACAGCCTCAGCGATTCGCGAACCAGGCGGTGAAGATGCTGTGAATTTGAAGGTGGCGGAGCAATACGTAGCAGCCTTTGGTAATTTGGCGAAGACCAATAATTCCATTATTGTGCCTGCGAATATGAGTGATATGAGCGGCCTCATTGCGAGTGCGATGCAAGTTGTGAAATCCACTAAATAA